One genomic segment of Bdellovibrio bacteriovorus includes these proteins:
- a CDS encoding alpha/beta fold hydrolase: MALIQVTEQFVHIPKGKFFVKTWSSAESKGAPIVLLHDSLGCVELWKDFPQRLCETTGRDVIAYDRLGFGKSTARVERPSIRFINEEAEFYFPFIAKELNLTEFVLFGHSVGGAMAVAIAGQFPQATQAVITESAQAFVEQRTIDGITQAKKDFSDPKAFSKLARYHGEKTQWVLDAWTGVWLSSEFLSWNLQTDLQKIKCPVLAIHGENDEYGSAKFPETICQYAGGSSHLFLLENTGHVPHRENPERILKIVSEFL; the protein is encoded by the coding sequence ATGGCTCTTATCCAAGTAACAGAACAATTTGTGCATATTCCCAAAGGGAAATTCTTTGTGAAGACGTGGTCCTCTGCCGAAAGTAAGGGAGCACCGATTGTTCTACTACACGACTCCTTAGGTTGTGTGGAACTCTGGAAGGATTTTCCGCAGAGACTTTGTGAAACCACGGGCCGCGACGTGATTGCCTACGATCGGCTCGGTTTTGGAAAGTCAACGGCACGGGTTGAACGTCCTTCCATTCGCTTTATCAATGAAGAAGCGGAATTTTATTTTCCCTTTATCGCAAAAGAATTGAACCTAACGGAATTTGTGCTATTCGGGCACAGTGTGGGTGGAGCTATGGCAGTGGCTATCGCCGGACAATTCCCGCAAGCCACGCAAGCTGTGATTACCGAATCTGCTCAAGCCTTCGTCGAACAAAGAACCATCGACGGCATTACGCAGGCAAAGAAGGATTTTTCTGATCCGAAGGCATTCTCAAAACTGGCTCGCTACCATGGCGAAAAAACACAGTGGGTTTTAGATGCTTGGACTGGAGTATGGCTTTCTAGCGAATTTTTATCATGGAATTTGCAAACTGATTTACAAAAAATAAAATGCCCCGTTCTTGCTATTCACGGCGAAAACGACGAATACGGTTCTGCAAAATTCCCCGAAACTATCTGCCAATACGCCGGAGGATCTTCGCATCTTTTCCTGCTTGAAAATACAGGCCACGTTCCTCATCGTGAAAATCCCGAGCGGATTTTAAAGATCGTATCCGAATTTCTGTAA
- a CDS encoding ankyrin repeat domain-containing protein encodes MYSAASSGNMDLVRYHIENGVNPNYQHPEILATPLVAAICAGHTDIALYLIDNKADPNLKSFFDDMTAVEAALRYRNETVIEELKKRGIQTNPSFFGKIINRLLAK; translated from the coding sequence ATGTATTCTGCTGCCTCCTCAGGGAACATGGACCTGGTGCGGTACCATATTGAAAATGGCGTAAATCCTAATTATCAACATCCCGAAATTTTAGCGACTCCGCTGGTGGCGGCAATCTGTGCAGGTCATACGGATATCGCGCTTTATCTAATAGATAACAAAGCAGATCCAAATCTGAAATCCTTCTTTGATGATATGACGGCCGTAGAGGCCGCCCTTAGGTACAGGAATGAGACAGTGATCGAAGAACTTAAAAAACGTGGAATTCAGACAAACCCATCTTTCTTTGGTAAAATCATCAATCGTTTGTTGGCGAAGTAA
- a CDS encoding group II truncated hemoglobin: MDTNKTPYELLGGEEVLRRIVKRFYQIMDTMPEAKGVRDMHPGNLQGSEEKLFMFLSGWLGGPSLFIEKYGHPRMRARHLPFKIGKSERDQWMLCMVQAFEDENVQEPLRSELLHSLLRLADHMRNQEEA; encoded by the coding sequence ATGGACACTAATAAAACTCCCTATGAACTTTTAGGAGGCGAAGAAGTTCTTCGCCGCATCGTAAAGCGCTTTTATCAAATCATGGACACTATGCCTGAAGCCAAAGGTGTGCGAGACATGCACCCTGGAAATCTTCAAGGGAGCGAAGAAAAGCTTTTTATGTTTTTAAGTGGATGGTTGGGCGGGCCCAGTCTTTTTATTGAAAAGTATGGTCATCCGCGTATGCGTGCGCGGCACCTGCCTTTTAAAATCGGTAAATCAGAGCGCGATCAATGGATGCTTTGCATGGTGCAAGCTTTCGAAGACGAAAATGTTCAAGAGCCTTTGCGTTCGGAGCTTTTACATTCTCTTTTAAGACTCGCGGATCACATGCGCAATCAAGAGGAAGCGTAA
- a CDS encoding SRPBCC domain-containing protein — MVAPKFETWIIIQKPVAEVFDAVYNPTKLSSYFITAGATGPLEEGSTVQWEFADFPGAFPVRSKNVLKDKLIVFEWGSPEGGKDNRVEFVFEPVNAKETKVTVTELGWSESPEGMKAAFGNCMGWSQMICAMKAYLEYGINLRKGAYKALSS; from the coding sequence ATGGTCGCCCCGAAGTTTGAAACTTGGATTATTATCCAAAAGCCTGTCGCTGAAGTTTTTGATGCTGTTTACAATCCCACAAAACTCAGCAGCTATTTCATCACAGCCGGAGCGACGGGTCCCTTGGAAGAAGGCAGTACTGTGCAGTGGGAGTTCGCAGATTTTCCCGGTGCCTTTCCTGTTCGCTCTAAAAATGTTCTGAAAGATAAGTTGATTGTTTTTGAATGGGGTTCCCCCGAAGGTGGAAAAGACAATCGCGTTGAATTTGTCTTTGAACCTGTGAATGCCAAAGAAACCAAAGTCACTGTCACAGAGCTTGGATGGAGCGAATCCCCTGAAGGAATGAAAGCCGCTTTTGGTAATTGCATGGGCTGGTCGCAGATGATCTGTGCGATGAAAGCTTACCTTGAATACGGGATCAATCTTCGTAAAGGTGCTTACAAGGCTCTGTCGTCATAA
- a CDS encoding M15 family metallopeptidase, which yields MTSFTSQIQWIEQTFREIKPSAEVALDMKYATADNFMNKNVYENFDRCFVSPLAYEMFMKACENLRKNHPNLQFLIWDTLRPRSIQAQFYSHLEGTPFQNYVAAPYPGSLHNFGMAMDLTLQTKDGRPLDMGTGFDDFRDLAQPKLEEKFLASGELTQEQLTNRMLLRELLETQGFKVLEHEWWHFNALPREKVHGLHPVLE from the coding sequence ATGACATCTTTCACCAGCCAAATTCAGTGGATCGAACAAACTTTTCGTGAAATCAAGCCTTCTGCGGAAGTGGCTTTAGATATGAAGTATGCGACCGCCGATAATTTCATGAATAAAAATGTTTATGAAAACTTCGATCGCTGTTTCGTATCACCTTTGGCGTATGAGATGTTTATGAAGGCCTGTGAAAATCTTCGTAAGAATCATCCGAACCTGCAATTTCTTATTTGGGACACGCTTCGTCCGCGCAGTATTCAAGCACAGTTTTACAGTCACCTTGAAGGAACGCCTTTTCAAAATTATGTGGCAGCTCCTTATCCTGGATCTCTGCATAATTTTGGTATGGCCATGGATCTGACCTTGCAAACAAAAGACGGTCGTCCATTGGATATGGGAACGGGCTTTGACGATTTTAGAGATTTGGCGCAGCCAAAGCTTGAAGAAAAATTTCTAGCTTCCGGAGAACTGACTCAGGAGCAGCTGACCAATAGAATGCTTTTGCGCGAGCTTCTCGAGACTCAAGGTTTTAAAGTGTTGGAGCACGAGTGGTGGCATTTCAACGCTCTTCCTCGAGAGAAAGTGCACGGCTTGCACCCCGTCTTAGAATAA
- a CDS encoding nuclear transport factor 2 family protein yields the protein METSSQQSQPSQQPSKETMEVGKKLVELCKRGDNMKAIDWLYSENIESKEAASMPGMPAHMRGIEAIRKKNKEWDEQMEVHSMEASGPYPHGDRFAVHYKMDVSEKKSGKRWQMEEVALYTVANGKIVKEEFFYTM from the coding sequence ATGGAGACTTCATCTCAACAATCGCAACCCTCTCAACAACCTTCTAAAGAAACCATGGAAGTGGGAAAAAAACTTGTCGAGCTTTGCAAGCGCGGCGACAACATGAAAGCCATTGACTGGCTTTATTCTGAAAACATCGAAAGCAAAGAAGCCGCGAGCATGCCTGGCATGCCCGCACACATGCGTGGAATCGAGGCCATTCGCAAAAAAAATAAGGAGTGGGACGAACAGATGGAAGTTCACTCTATGGAGGCCTCGGGCCCTTATCCTCACGGCGATCGCTTTGCCGTTCACTACAAAATGGACGTGTCTGAGAAAAAGTCGGGCAAACGCTGGCAGATGGAAGAGGTTGCTCTTTATACCGTCGCCAACGGCAAAATCGTTAAAGAAGAATTTTTCTATACGATGTAA
- a CDS encoding hybrid sensor histidine kinase/response regulator: MKIKINDKTKRVGFYLVGPLCIALLAAFIYFTRYTPWEIPNPAPFLVLIVILSCFYGGFKPGIITSLLAWLYIAYYYSSLNSVIDLQEDMQKRLISWGLTFPAVSIAVGLLKGRSEAHLQREINQRRLREEELQGSEERTRAILNSANDAFIAIDTNSRIREWNVQAEKTFGWTREEVIDKRLTDIIIPEDYHKAHLQGLDRFRLTGEGPIINKRIEVPAKHKSGLIIMVELTVYPIRRKDELIFGAFLRDITEKKHEDQLNILQYQITRILTEESTLKAAVPRILETLGVGLKWPLVELWLTDKRRQNFYYTDNWSEAPELRDKFLSISHQLFLPKEKGLFPQTEGVLHPVHITSALKNSDYPRAKVVEVAGFQSLIYCPLVDNDIIGTLCFLHTEKIAPDKRMMETLDDISKHISLFILRTWAEEDLTRLSKELEIKVQQRTEELAIVNMQLKKEAAEKQVLYEQAQTANRLKDEFLATISHELRTPMNVILGHSELLYGNELNENEKQKSIEAIYRNTKAQVHIVSDILDVSRFITGRVQLHLEVVDMAEIVAMAVESILPAASAKNIDVNEVNCGECYISGDPTRLQQILWNLLSNAVKFTPRHGKILVKLEKNGSNIILTVRDSGKGIDPAFLPYVFERFRQEDSSTTRKFGGLGLGLAITKNLVEAHGGAIQVHSDGKGTGATFTAIFPITALRLPVIPPVKDSEGHVSSRLPLKGIKILVVDDQPDAQALIRTILKKAGAEATVTSTATEAFKLLIKIKPDVLISDVGMPEKDGYELISMIRRLPAEMGGNVKAICLTAYAHEEDHKKALDTGFNEHLAKPVEAKQLIRSVSKLVGRYVPYH; this comes from the coding sequence ATGAAAATAAAGATCAATGACAAAACCAAACGTGTCGGATTCTACCTTGTCGGTCCCTTGTGTATCGCGCTTCTTGCTGCGTTTATTTATTTCACTCGCTACACGCCTTGGGAAATACCCAACCCTGCCCCCTTCTTAGTTCTTATCGTTATTCTTTCTTGTTTTTACGGCGGATTCAAACCGGGCATCATAACCAGTTTACTGGCCTGGCTTTACATCGCCTACTACTACAGCTCCTTGAATTCGGTGATTGACCTTCAAGAAGACATGCAAAAAAGACTTATCAGTTGGGGATTGACCTTCCCCGCCGTCAGCATTGCCGTGGGACTTTTAAAAGGACGTTCAGAAGCCCATCTTCAAAGAGAGATCAATCAACGACGCCTTCGTGAAGAAGAACTGCAAGGTTCCGAAGAGCGCACCCGCGCGATTTTAAACTCTGCCAATGATGCCTTTATTGCCATTGATACGAATAGCCGTATCCGCGAATGGAATGTCCAAGCGGAAAAAACTTTTGGCTGGACTCGCGAGGAAGTGATAGACAAACGTTTAACCGACATCATTATTCCCGAGGACTATCACAAAGCGCATTTGCAAGGCTTGGATCGCTTTCGTTTAACCGGCGAAGGCCCCATCATCAACAAACGCATCGAAGTTCCCGCGAAACACAAATCTGGTTTAATCATCATGGTTGAGCTGACGGTCTATCCCATCCGAAGAAAAGATGAATTGATCTTCGGCGCATTCTTAAGGGACATCACTGAAAAAAAACACGAGGATCAGCTTAATATTCTTCAGTATCAGATCACCCGCATCCTAACGGAAGAAAGCACTTTGAAAGCGGCGGTTCCACGAATTCTTGAAACTTTGGGTGTGGGACTTAAATGGCCTCTTGTTGAACTGTGGCTGACCGACAAAAGACGTCAAAACTTTTACTACACTGACAATTGGAGTGAAGCTCCCGAACTGCGCGATAAGTTTTTAAGCATCAGTCACCAACTGTTCCTACCAAAGGAAAAAGGCCTCTTCCCGCAAACTGAAGGAGTGCTTCACCCTGTTCACATAACCTCCGCGCTGAAAAACTCTGACTATCCGCGAGCTAAAGTAGTCGAAGTCGCGGGTTTTCAATCTTTGATTTACTGTCCCCTGGTAGACAACGACATTATCGGGACTCTTTGCTTTTTGCACACTGAAAAAATCGCGCCCGATAAGCGTATGATGGAAACCTTAGATGATATTTCAAAACACATCAGTCTATTCATCCTGAGAACCTGGGCCGAAGAAGATCTCACCCGTCTTTCTAAGGAGCTAGAAATCAAAGTTCAACAGCGCACCGAAGAGCTTGCAATCGTCAACATGCAACTCAAGAAAGAGGCCGCTGAAAAACAAGTTCTTTACGAACAAGCGCAAACCGCCAATCGCCTGAAAGACGAATTTCTAGCGACCATCTCGCATGAACTCCGAACACCGATGAATGTGATTTTAGGACATAGCGAGCTTCTTTATGGTAACGAGTTGAATGAAAACGAAAAACAAAAATCTATTGAAGCGATTTACCGAAACACCAAAGCGCAAGTTCACATCGTTAGTGATATCCTGGATGTTTCACGATTCATCACCGGACGCGTGCAATTGCATCTGGAAGTGGTTGATATGGCCGAAATCGTCGCGATGGCTGTGGAATCTATTCTGCCAGCGGCCAGTGCGAAAAACATTGATGTGAACGAAGTCAATTGTGGAGAGTGCTATATCTCTGGAGACCCAACAAGGCTTCAACAGATTCTTTGGAATTTGCTTTCGAATGCGGTGAAGTTCACTCCCCGCCATGGAAAAATTTTGGTGAAGCTTGAAAAAAATGGCTCCAATATTATTCTGACGGTTCGTGATTCGGGTAAAGGAATAGATCCCGCATTCTTACCTTATGTCTTTGAACGCTTTCGTCAGGAAGACTCAAGCACAACCCGAAAATTCGGCGGACTGGGATTGGGCCTTGCTATTACGAAAAATCTTGTCGAAGCTCATGGCGGCGCTATTCAGGTTCACAGTGATGGTAAAGGCACCGGTGCGACCTTCACTGCCATCTTCCCGATCACCGCCTTACGTCTTCCCGTCATTCCACCAGTTAAAGATTCCGAAGGACATGTGTCCTCGCGTTTACCGCTGAAAGGAATTAAGATCCTGGTCGTCGATGATCAGCCCGATGCCCAAGCTTTGATTCGCACAATCTTGAAGAAAGCCGGAGCCGAAGCCACGGTCACTTCGACAGCGACAGAAGCCTTTAAGCTTTTAATAAAAATCAAACCGGATGTCTTGATCAGTGATGTGGGCATGCCCGAAAAAGACGGTTACGAACTGATTAGCATGATTCGCCGGTTGCCGGCAGAAATGGGAGGCAACGTGAAAGCCATTTGCTTGACGGCCTATGCCCACGAAGAAGATCACAAGAAAGCGTTGGATACGGGCTTTAATGAACACTTAGCAAAACCTGTTGAAGCAAAACAATTGATTCGCTCTGTGAGTAAATTAGTGGGACGTTATGTCCCTTACCACTGA
- a CDS encoding DNA-methyltransferase — MDADNLASFLDQIICGDALETLQKIPDCSIDLAVTSPPYNLKNSSGNGLKDGRGGKWSKAALLKGYPNHDDNMPHSEYVSWQRAVIAETMRTLKSDGALFYIHKWRVQNGLLQDRQDIVSGFPVRQIIIWQRAGGINFNPGYFLPTYEVIYLIAKPEFKLSPQANACGDVWSFSQEMNNDHPSPFPLALAERIISSTEAKTVLDPFIGSGTTAVAAKKLGRQFIGIDIAQEYCKVAEERVRDFNISKVDPFKNKLVSTKGSQSREARKIIEERNLSFFDDLEIAPEKEPEVSL; from the coding sequence ATGGACGCTGATAACTTGGCTTCATTTTTAGATCAGATTATTTGTGGCGATGCCTTAGAGACTCTTCAGAAAATCCCGGATTGTTCGATTGATCTTGCGGTGACTTCTCCTCCATACAATTTAAAAAACTCTTCTGGGAACGGTCTGAAAGACGGTCGCGGAGGAAAGTGGTCTAAAGCCGCTTTGTTGAAGGGCTACCCTAACCACGACGACAATATGCCTCATAGTGAATACGTCAGTTGGCAAAGAGCCGTGATTGCCGAAACCATGCGGACTTTGAAATCTGACGGAGCTCTTTTTTATATTCACAAGTGGCGCGTGCAAAATGGATTGCTTCAAGACAGACAGGATATCGTCAGTGGCTTTCCTGTGCGTCAAATTATTATTTGGCAAAGAGCGGGTGGCATTAATTTTAATCCGGGCTACTTCCTGCCTACATACGAAGTGATCTATCTTATCGCTAAGCCCGAGTTCAAACTATCACCGCAAGCCAATGCCTGTGGTGATGTCTGGAGTTTTTCACAAGAGATGAATAATGATCATCCTTCGCCATTTCCATTAGCTTTAGCGGAAAGAATTATTTCATCGACGGAAGCGAAAACTGTTCTTGATCCTTTTATCGGCTCGGGGACCACGGCGGTCGCGGCAAAAAAACTGGGACGTCAGTTTATCGGCATCGACATCGCGCAAGAATACTGTAAGGTGGCAGAAGAACGTGTCCGCGATTTCAATATCAGCAAAGTAGATCCATTTAAAAATAAACTGGTTTCCACCAAGGGTTCGCAATCGCGCGAGGCCAGAAAAATCATTGAAGAAAGAAATCTATCCTTCTTTGATGATTTGGAGATAGCGCCCGAAAAAGAACCGGAAGTTTCCTTGTAG